One part of the Ornithorhynchus anatinus isolate Pmale09 chromosome 21, mOrnAna1.pri.v4, whole genome shotgun sequence genome encodes these proteins:
- the UBE2L3 gene encoding ubiquitin-conjugating enzyme E2 L3: protein MAASRRLMKELEEIRKCGMKNFRNIQVDEANLLTWQGLIVPDNPPYDKGAFRIEINFPAEYPFKPPKITFKTKIYHPNIDEKGQVCLPVISAENWKPATKTDQVIQSLIALVNDPQPEHPLRADLAEEYSKDRKKFCKNAEEFTKKYGEKRPVD, encoded by the exons GAGCTTGAAGAAATCCGCAAATGTGGCATGAAAAACTTCCGGAACATTCAAGTGGATGAAGCTAATTTATTGACCTGGCAAGGGCTGATCGTTCCC GACAACCCTCCGTACGATAAGGGAGCCTTCCGGATTGAGATCAACTTTCCCGCGGAGTACCCCTTCAAGCCCCCAAAGATCACGTTCAAAACCAAGATCTACCACCCGAACATCGACGAGAAGGGGCAGGTTTGCCTTCCCGTCATCAGCGCTGAGAACTGGAAGCCGGCCACCAAGACCGATCAAG TCATCCAGTCCCTCATAGCGTTGGTGAACGACCCGCAGCCCGAACACCCTCTGCGCGCCGACCTGGCGGAGGAGTATTCTAAGGACCGTAAAAAATTCTGTAAGAACGCCGAGGAGTTCACAAAGAAATACGGCGAAAAGCGGCCCGTGGACTGA
- the YDJC gene encoding carbohydrate deacetylase isoform X2, with amino-acid sequence MEEPRVKLVVTADDFGYCPRRNGGIVEAFLDGAVTSASLLVNGSAAVDAARLAQRHGIPTGLHLNLTEGSSVSGAVGPGSSLRAAGGFLPGKLGLRQALQRGHLDLAEVKLELEAQLALFRDLLGRDPLHVDGHQHVHVLPGVRRVFAQVLESHGIQFTRVPAEPGLARCDWLEPPLLDFYEGVGADGRAAAGEFAQHGIRWPDAFFGLSTMGKHMSVGRLGAALERAVGSVPDRGSSGAVTVELMTHPGHPSVPPAGGCGQGPDRFSQSWERLHELRTLLAPELRDHFRDTGVRLCAFSDL; translated from the exons ATGGAGGAGCCCCGCGTCAAGCTGGTGGTCACGGCCGACGACTTCGGCTACTGCCCGCGGCGGAACGGCGGCATcgtggaggccttcctggacggGGCCGTCACCTCCGCCTCCCTGCTCGTCAACGGCAGCGCCGCCGTCGACGCCGCCCGCCTGGCCCAAAG ACACGGCATCCCGACGGGCCTCCACCTGAACCTGACGGAGGGGTCGTCGGTGAGCggggcggtggggccggggtCGTCGCTGCGGGCGGCCGGGGGCTTCCTGCCGGGAAAGCTGGGCCTCCGCCAGGCGCTGCAACGAGGACACCTGGACCTGGCCGAg GTGAAGCTGGAGCTGGAGGCGCAGCTGGCCTTGTTCCGGGACCTGCTGGGCCGCGACCCGCTCCACGTGGACGGACACCAGCACGTCCACGTCCTGCCAG GCGTGCGCCGGGTGTTCGCCCAGGTCCTGGAGAGCCACGGGATCCAGTTCACGCGGGTGCCCGCGGAGCCGGGCCTGGCGCGGTGCGACTGGCTGGAGCCGCCGCTGCTGGACTTCTACGAGGGCGTCGGGGCCGACGGCCGGGCCGCCGCGGGCGAGTTCGCCCAGCACGGAATCAG GTGGCCGGACGCTTTCTTCGGGCTCAGCACCATGGGCAAACACATGTCCGTCGGCCGGCTGGGGGCCGCCCTGGAGCGGGCCGTGGGCAGCGTGCCGGACCGGGGGTCGTCGGGGGCCGTCACGGTGGAGCTGATGACGCACCCGGGCCATCCCAGCGTGCCGCCCGCCGGGGGCTGCGGCCAGGGGCCCGACCGGTTCTCCCAGTCCTGGGAGCGACTGCACGAGCTGCGGACCCTGCTGGCCCCGGAGCTGCGGGACCACTTCCGGGACACCGGCGTCCGGCTGTGCGCCTTTTCGGACCTCTGA